One region of Tachysurus fulvidraco isolate hzauxx_2018 chromosome 9, HZAU_PFXX_2.0, whole genome shotgun sequence genomic DNA includes:
- the tcima gene encoding transcriptional and immune response regulator a has translation MATYTRSDSCRVCPSVRGNRFDTARRKRAAPNIFEHVSEDALTRLFRKAGDAKAEERVRSIFSCANDPDETARALMALKQRKKDKFLQIARTLRGLLKLR, from the coding sequence ATGGCGACTTACACGAGGTCAGACAGTTGTCGGGTGTGTCCGTCAGTGCGCGGTAACCGCTTCGACACGGCTCGCCGCAAGCGCGCGGCCCCCAACATCTTCGAACACGTTAGTGAGGACGCGCTCACGCGGCTGTTCCGCAAGGCGGGCGACGCGAAGGCCGAAGAGCGCGTGCGGAGCATCTTCTCATGTGCCAACGACCCGGACGAGACGGCGCGCGCCCTGATGGCGCTTAAGCAAAGGAAGAAAGACAAGTTCCTGCAGATCGCACGCACACTCCGCGGCCTGCTAAAGCTGCGTTGA